In Streptosporangiales bacterium, the sequence CAACGTCGGCTGATCGTTTACAGTTCTGAACACGATGGCCTCGATCCCTTCTAGCCCAAGGGTTCGAGGCCATCCTCTCCACCACCAGCCACCACATCATCGACCGCCACGCTGCGACTTTTTCAGGTCGAAGTAGGTAGGGACAACCCCCGCGCGTCTGGCAGGCCTACCCGATGGCTCGGAGTGCCGGCGGATCGTAGTCTGCGCTCAGACCATGAAGGAGTTGCCATGTCCTCAGCGGTGCCTGCGCGGACCCGTCGAACCGGAGCGATCGTCGCCGTGGTCCTCGTCGTGGGCGCGGCGGTCAGCATCGCCTTCGCCCTGCGCGACTCGTTCGGCGGGGACGGCGTGTCGGGTACGCGCACCCTGTCGGCGTCGGCGAAGCACCTCTTCGTCGACGTCGAGTCCGGTGACGTCACCGTGCGCAAAGGCAGCACAGACGACGTGCGCCTCACGCGCACCGTCCGCGGCCGTAGCCCCAGGATCGTGGAGGAGTCGCGGAACGACGGTGTCCACGTCTCCGCGGACTGCCCGGCCTTCACGTTCGGCCGGTGCGACGTGAGCTACGAGATCGTCGTGCCCGCGGACATGCGGGTCGAGATCGACGCGTCGAGCGGCGCGGTCCAGGTCGACGGCGTGACGGGTGGCACCCAGGTCGAGGCGTCGTCCGGCACCATCACGGCGAAGGACCTCGGCGGTGAGGTCGAGCTGGAGAGCTCGTCCGGCGACGTGAACGTCACCGGCGCGTCGGGCAACCTCGACGTCAGCGCCAGCTCGGGCGAGATCAAGGCCGACGGCCTCACGGGCGGCCGGGTCAAGGCCGAGTCCTCCAGCGGCGACGTCGTCCTCGGCTTCGCCGCCGCGCCGGACCGCGTGGAGCTCGACGTGAGCTCCGGCGACGCGACCATCACCCTGCCCGGCGGCTCCACGACGTACAAGGTCGACGTCGAGACGTCGTCGGGTGACGAGCAGGTCGACGTGCCCACCGACCCCGACGCCGCGCACGAGATCACGGTCGAGGCGTCGTCGGGCGACGTCACCATCAGCCGCCGCTGACCGTTGCCGTGACCCGCGTTCAGGCGTGGTCGAGGAGCCAGGTGGTGGAGTACTCGGTCTCGTCGATGCCGAAGGCGTCGGCGTCCTCGGTCCACTGGTGCTGCATGTCGCGGACGGTGACGAGTGCGACGGTCGCGCCCTTCGGGCACTGCGCGGTGAAGCTGCGGACGCGGGCGTTCTCCGGCGCGCGGCTGGCGAGCCGCCCCGTACACCCGTTGCGCGCGGCCACCGTGTCGACGGTGTCGCGCACGGGTAACAGCTCGGTCTGCAGGCTGACCCGCCATCGGCTGCCCGCGAACGGCACCGTGCTGTCCTGCATGCCGTGGATGGCGATGACGGGGACGTCCGAGGTCTGGTCGCAGGGGCTGACGAGCGTGCCGGACAGGAGCGCGAACCCGCTGAACGGCTGGTCGGCTTGGCAGGCGACGCGGTAGCCGAGCATCG encodes:
- a CDS encoding DUF4097 family beta strand repeat protein, producing MSSAVPARTRRTGAIVAVVLVVGAAVSIAFALRDSFGGDGVSGTRTLSASAKHLFVDVESGDVTVRKGSTDDVRLTRTVRGRSPRIVEESRNDGVHVSADCPAFTFGRCDVSYEIVVPADMRVEIDASSGAVQVDGVTGGTQVEASSGTITAKDLGGEVELESSSGDVNVTGASGNLDVSASSGEIKADGLTGGRVKAESSSGDVVLGFAAAPDRVELDVSSGDATITLPGGSTTYKVDVETSSGDEQVDVPTDPDAAHEITVEASSGDVTISRR